From the genome of Arthrobacter sp. SLBN-122:
GATCCACCCGCCGGGACGGCCCGCTGAGCGGTCCCTTGTCCGGAAGGTGCTCCAGGCCCGTTGCCTGGATGTCCAGGCGCAGGGCCCAGCGCAGGAACTGCCCGGTCCGGACGATCAGCCGATAGAACCGGTCGTTGGACGGCGGACGCCAGGGCATGCCGAAAACTCCTAAAGGGTGACCTGGACGGATGAGTCCGGCAGCAGCTGCGCGAAGGCCGGCGACGGCCGGACGGCGGCGCCAGTGCTCTCCGCAAAGGACTTGATGACGAAGCCGGTGGCGAGGGTCTGCCACACGCGGACCTTGCGGAGCATGAAGTGCCCCACGCCCTTGAGTGCCACGTACTGCATGCTCCCCGCCTCGGCAGAGGCCCGGCGGGCGAAGGCAAGGGACTGCGAGGGGCTGGTCATGTGGTCCGTGGTGCCGTGGATGATGAGGACTTTCCTGCCGGCGACGGCGGTGGCGGGAGTTGCCGGGCTGAGCCACGGAGCGAGCGCCACCACGGCCTCAACCTGGGGGTGGTCCGCTGCACATACCGCAGTCAGGCCGCCCATGGAGTGGCCCAGCAGGAAGACCGGAACGTCCGGGTGGCGTTCGGCGATCTGCCGCAGGGCCCAGCGGGCGTCCTGCAACGGGGACATGTCAGGGCCGTTCCAGCCGCGGACGCTGTTGCGCAGGGACCAGACGGCCAGTCCGTGCTTCCGGCCGGCGCGGTGCAGGTGCCTGGCGAAGGGAATCATCCGGGCCGGGCTGAGGTGCCGGGCCTCCACCGGATCCCGGCTGTGGGCCTTGCCGCCGTGCAGCACCAGGACCACGCCCCTGGTGTCACCTGCTGCTTCGAGGACACTCAGGACAGGCTGATGGGCGGGTGTGGCCGTCACCTGGCCCGACTGCACTCCGCCTTCGGCGGCCCCGCGAATTCCTGCCCCGCTGCCGCTTCCCGGCGTATCACGGTTGTCCATGCCTGGTTCCTCCCCATCCCGATGGTCCATTTATAAACCCTATGGCGGCCCACGTAGAGTTCAACGCATGAGGTTGTACTGCTGATGGGCGCCGGTCACTCCCACGCTTCCTTGGATCATTCGGAGCCGACGCCCCAGGCGATGGCTGCCCGCAGCAAGGCGAACCGCATCCTTGCCGCGGTGCTCATTCCGCTGGCGCTGCTGACCCTGGCCGGGATGGCCTGGTTGTGGCCGTCCGGCAGCAAGGAAGGTGTCTCGCTGGCCAACCCCTATTCCACGGCCCCTGGGGTAACTTTTGATACGGGCACCATCCAGAACGTGGTGACCGAGAACTGCACCCAGGGCCTCAGCCAGCAGGGCACAGGCCAGCAGGGCGCAGGCCAACAAGGCAACAGCCAGCAGGGTTCCACGCAGCAGCCGCCGGGGCAGGGCTCGGACTGCACCTTCGCCTTCACCGAGCCGGACAAGGGCGGAAGTCCGGTGAAGGTGGTCATCAACCCGGATGTGGCCTCCTCCCACGGGGTTAAGCCCGGAGACCAGATCCGCTACCTGAATCTCTCCAACGCCC
Proteins encoded in this window:
- a CDS encoding alpha/beta hydrolase, which encodes MDNRDTPGSGSGAGIRGAAEGGVQSGQVTATPAHQPVLSVLEAAGDTRGVVLVLHGGKAHSRDPVEARHLSPARMIPFARHLHRAGRKHGLAVWSLRNSVRGWNGPDMSPLQDARWALRQIAERHPDVPVFLLGHSMGGLTAVCAADHPQVEAVVALAPWLSPATPATAVAGRKVLIIHGTTDHMTSPSQSLAFARRASAEAGSMQYVALKGVGHFMLRKVRVWQTLATGFVIKSFAESTGAAVRPSPAFAQLLPDSSVQVTL